The DNA segment AGCTGATGTCAACCATAATGCCGACAGAGGAGTTGCCAATGAAGTTGTTGGCCATGCAGGTGTAGAGTCCTCGGTCTGCCAGGTGAAGAGAGGGAATCACCAGCTGGGAGTTGACAGTCTCTGAGTCTATGTGAGTCTCTGAAACTGaaaggagaaaacagagcaTCAGAGTGGACTGCTTTTAAATCAGAGGCTTGTTTAGGTCTGGTAAAAGACATGGTAAGGTAACCCTCAAGAAGGTATTGTTGCCACATGTTCTCATAAAGCAGATGTAGCCGAAAGGTTCAAGATATAAGTGCTCCCACAGCAGGTTCACAACAGTTTAATGGATGgctgtaataaaataaaaataaaaatcttacCAGCAAATCCTCTTATAATCTTCAGACTGTATATCCACTGAATGGTCGGGCCCGGCCTAGCCTTGACTAAGCATGTGAGAGTTGCATTTGCGCCGAGAGGTAAAGTGATGTTAGTCTCTGGGGCAGAAGCCACTGGCTTCATACATGTTTTCAACTGGATCTCGTGGAAAAACTTGTCTGCTTTGGAGACGGGCCCTGAGCACATCAAATAAGAGTTCATCAGAATGATGGGAGGGCCGACTGTCCTGATGAATTCAACAAAGCCTTTGAGGCGACAATCGCACAACCAGGGGTTGTCATGTAGCGCCAAAACCACATTGGAAACCAGCCCTTCTTTCCCCCATGCTTTCTCTGCAGTTTGGTAAAGAGGCCAATTCATGAAGACATCTTTGGATATGACACTAAGATGATTGAAGGATAAATCTAAGTAGGTTAGGGTGGGTAAGTGTCTCAGGGCCTGTTCAGGTAGGACATCCAGTTGATTGTGCTTCAGGTCTAAAATCTTGAGTTTCGGTGTGTCCTGAAAGGCTGTCCATGGAATTGAAGTCAGCTTGTTCCCTTGTAGCCTGAGCTCAGTCAGTCTGGAGAGCCCCTCCAGGCTTTTAATGTTCATCAGGGTGATCTCATTGAAATTCAGCCAAAGGAACTCCAAGGGACTAACTTTGGAGAAAGATCCTTGTGGTAACTCAGTCAGGTGGCAGTTTTCAATTCGGATTTTAGTGAAATCATGTGGAATATCCTCTGGGACTTGTCCCATGGAGGTTTCCATACATAGTAAAGACCTAGAATGGTAAGACAGGATATGTTTAGACAAGAAAACCTTATGGCAAGTGTATATTTTATCTTCACTGCTAattttcaca comes from the Seriola aureovittata isolate HTS-2021-v1 ecotype China chromosome 21, ASM2101889v1, whole genome shotgun sequence genome and includes:
- the LOC130162780 gene encoding leucine-rich repeat, immunoglobulin-like domain and transmembrane domain-containing protein 2; the encoded protein is METSMGQVPEDIPHDFTKIRIENCHLTELPQGSFSKVSPLEFLWLNFNEITLMNIKSLEGLSRLTELRLQGNKLTSIPWTAFQDTPKLKILDLKHNQLDVLPEQALRHLPTLTYLDLSFNHLSVISKDVFMNWPLYQTAEKAWGKEGLVSNVVLALHDNPWLCDCRLKGFVEFIRTVGPPIILMNSYLMCSGPVSKADKFFHEIQLKTCMKPVASAPETNITLPLGANATLTCLVKARPGPTIQWIYSLKIIRGFAVSETHIDSETVNSQLVIPSLHLADRGLYTCMANNFIGNSSVGIMVDISSSNTSAPLPPPVPMLSSDENAHIDIRIAKQTVYGITLEWYAVTDNPAETWFTIHFGKYDSSKKDTIYIGPGIHSYSVSDLLPVTKYEVCVTLKNHPPKEGQCIVFVTGSDISELEQRERLIHIIVIVCAMVLAVPAGMFACTTEARFSCVERCVDLWKKHRLHRENLQGTERQGTFDSLQATSDEGLCKDSEEKPKKRGKSEDRPKGGSAAHMY